A genome region from Gadus chalcogrammus isolate NIFS_2021 chromosome 5, NIFS_Gcha_1.0, whole genome shotgun sequence includes the following:
- the calm1a gene encoding calmodulin-1a, giving the protein MADQLTEEQIAEFKEAFSLFDKDGDGTITTKELGTVMRSLGQNPTEAELQDMINEVDADGNGTIDFPEFLTMMARKMKDTDSEEEIREAFRVFDKDGNGYISAAELRHVMTNLGEKLTDEEVDEMIREADIDGDGQVNYEEFVQMMTAK; this is encoded by the exons ATG GCTGACCAACTGACAGAAGAGCAGATTGCTG AGTTCAAGGAGGCCTTCTCCCTGTTCGATAAGGACGGCGAcggcaccatcaccaccaaggAGCTGGGCACCGTGATGCGCTCTCTGGGCCAGAACCCCACGGAGGCCGAGCTGCAGGACATGATCAACGAGGTGGACGCCGACG GCAACGGCACCATCGACTTCCCAGAGTTCCTGACCATGATGGCGAGGAAGATGAAGGACAcagacagcgaggaggagatCAGGGAGGCCTTCCGAGTGTTTGACAAG gacgGCAACGGCTACATCAGCGCCGCGGAGCTGCGTCATGTGATGACCAACCTCGGCGAGAAGCTGACCGACGAGGAGGTGGATGAgatgatcagggaagctgacatCGATGGGGACGGACAAGTCAACTATGAAG